One Dioscorea cayenensis subsp. rotundata cultivar TDr96_F1 chromosome 15, TDr96_F1_v2_PseudoChromosome.rev07_lg8_w22 25.fasta, whole genome shotgun sequence genomic region harbors:
- the LOC120276674 gene encoding type I inositol polyphosphate 5-phosphatase 4-like, translated as MRDENPKKSKLSWSKTLVKKWFNIKSKGQDFHADDVLGRENGEWSTSFSEREASTVKKSRTDRCSKRHSDRVRRGMFDFDTTQATDVQDYRIFVATWNVGGKSPPNYLKLQDWLHTSPPADIYVLGFQEIVPLNAGNVLGTEDNGPAKKWLALIRKTLNNLPGVSGSGSYHTPSPVPDPVVELDADFEGSSTRQKNTSFFARRSFQSLSRSLRIDGDIVAAQPRLDRRFSVCDRVMYAGRPSDFDPNYRWGGSSDDENIGGESPNTVCYSPMSYGHGGHSSSMDERDRSSGNSRYCLVASKQMVGIFLTVWVRSEVRDDVKNMKVSCVGRGLMGYLGNKGSISISMSLHQTTFCFICSHLTSGEKEGDELRRNSDVMEILRKTRFPQVHVRGDEKSPETILDHDRIIWLGDLNYRIALSYRSAKALVEMRNWRALLEKDQLRIEQRCGRVFAGWHEGRIYFPPTYKYSNNSDRYAGDDLHPKEKRRTPAWCDRILWYGRGLNQLSYVRGESRFSDHRPVCGIFMAEVESINRSRIKKGVGCSSRVEVEELLPYSYSNNYTDLHFY; from the exons ATGAGAGATGAGAATCCAAAGAAAAGCAAG CTCTCATGGTCCAAGACTCTGGTTAAGAAGTGGTTCAATATCAAGAGCAAAGGTCAGGATTTTCATGCAGATGATGTGCTTGGCAGAG AAAACGGAGAATGGAGTACCAGTTTCTCAGAGAGAGAGGCATCCACGGTCAAGAAAAGTAGAACAG ATAGATGCTCCAAGAGGCACTCTGATCGAGTTCGGCGCGGAATGTTTGATTTCGATACAACTCAAGCAACAGATGTTCAGGATTACAG GATCTTTGTCGCAACATGGAATGTAGGTGGGAAATCCCCTCCTAATTATCTGAAACTTCAGGATTGGCTTCATACATCACCTCCGGCCGATATATATGTTCTTGG GTTTCAGGAAATTGTTCCACTGAATGCTGGAAATGTTCTAGGAACTGAAGACAATGGCCCGGCGAAGAAATGGTTGGCTCTTATTAGAAAGACACTGAACAACCTTCCCGGTGTCAGTGGCAGCGGTAGTTATCACACACCTTCTCCCGTTCCCGACCCCGTTGTTGAGCTTGATGCTGACTTTGAAGGTTCATCTACAAGACAAAAGAACACGTCATTTTTCGCTCGTAGATCATTTCAGTCATTGAGTCGTAGTTTGAGGATTGATGGAGATATCGTGGCTGCACAACCACGGCTTGATCGCCGTTTTAGTGTTTGTGACCGAGTAATGTATGCTGGCAGGCCAAGTGATTTTGATCCTAATTATAGATGGGGTGGCTCTTCTGACGATGAGAATATCGGTGGGGAATCACCGAATACTGTTTGCTACTCGCCAATGTCTTATGGCCATGGTGGTCATTCATCTTCCATGGACGAGAGAGATAGGTCATCAGGGAACTCAAG GTATTGTTTAGTGGCAAGCAAGCAGATGGTTGGAATATTTCTGACAGTGTGGGTTCGAAGCGAAGTAAGGGATGATGTAAAAAACATGAAGGTGTCGTGCGTTGGTCGGGGATTGATGGGTTATCTAGGAAATAAG GGTTCGATTTCTATCAGCATGTCATTACATCAAACAACCTTCTGCTTCATCTGTAGTCATTTGACCTCTGGGGAGAAGGAGGGAGATGAGCTACGACGAAACTCTGATGTCATGGAAATTCTTAGGAAGACTAGATTCCCTCAGGTTCATGTTCGCGGTGATGAGAAATCACCGGAAACAATTCTTGACCACGA TCGAATAATCTGGCTTGGGGATTTGAATTACCGAATTGCGCTTTCGTATCGCTCTGCAAAGGCTCTAGTAGAAATGAGAAATTGGAGAGCATTACTAGAAAAAGATCAG CTACGTATTGAGCAAAGATGTGGTCGTGTGTTCGCCGGTTGGCATGAAGGAAGGATATACTTTCCTCCTACATATAAGTACTCTAATAACTCCGATCGATATGCCGGTGATGACTTGCATCCAAAGGAAAAGCGAAGAACACCTGCCTG GTGTGATCGGATACTGTGGTACGGTAGAGGCCTAAATCAATTGTCGTATGTTCGAGGAGAATCTAGATTCTCTGATCACCGGCCGGTTTGTGGCATTTTCATGGCAGAAGTTGAATCAATCAATCGTAGCCGAATCAAGAAAGGTGTAGGTTGTAGTTCTCGTGTTGAAGTTGAAGAACTATTGCCATACTCATACTCAAATAACTACACCGATCTCCATTTTTATTAG